A single Anopheles funestus chromosome 2RL, idAnoFuneDA-416_04, whole genome shotgun sequence DNA region contains:
- the LOC125763114 gene encoding phosphoglycerate mutase 2-like, with product MAGKYRIVMVRHGESEWNQKNLFCGWFDANLSDKGKEEALAAGKAVKEAGLKFDIAHTSLLTRAQVTLDSILKESGQTAIPIQKTWRLNERHYGGLTGLNKSETAAKYGEEQVLIWRRSFDVPPPNMEPDHAYYNAIVKDDRYKDDPKPNEFPMAESLKLTIARTLPYWNDIIIPQLKEGKNIIIAAHGNSLRGIVKHLDQMTDEAIMGLNLPTGIPFVYELDENLKPVVSMKFLGDEETVRKAIESVANQGKAK from the exons ATGGCCGGAAAGTACCGTATTGTGATGGTTCGCCACGGTGAATCGGAGTGGAACCAGAAGAATCTATTCTGCGGCTGGTTCGATGCGAACCTAAGCGACAAGG GCAAGGAGGAAGCATTGGCCGCCGGCAAGGCAGTAAAGGAGGCCGGTTTGAAGTTCGACATCGCACACACGTCGCTGCTAACCCGTGCCCAGGTTACGCTCGATTCGATCCTGAAGGAATCGGGCCAAACGGCCATTCCAATCCAGAAGACCTGGCGCCTAAACGAGCGCCACTACGGTGGGTTGACCGGATTGAACAAGTCCGAAACGGCGGCCAAGTACGGTGAGGAACAGGTGCTGATCTGGCGTCGTAGTTTCGATGTACCGCCGCCAAACATGGAACCGGACCATGCCTACTACAATGCGATCGTTAAGGACGACCGGTACAAGGATGACCCGAAGCCGAACGAATTCCCGATGGCCGAATCGCTCAAGTTGACCATCGCACGTACGCTGCCGTACTGGAACGACATAATCATTCCGCAGCTGAAGGAGGGCAAGAACATTATTATCGCGGCACATGGCAACAGCCTGCGCGGTATTGTTAAGCATCTGGACCAGATGACGGACGAGGCTATCATGGGCCTGAACCTTCCCACCGGTATTCCGTTCGTGTACGAGCTGGACGAAAATCTGAAACCGGTCGTATCGATGAAGTTCCTGGGCGATGAGGAGACGGTACGCAAAGCGATCGAATCCGTCGCCAACCAGGGCAAGGCAAAGTAA
- the LOC125763067 gene encoding replication protein A 70 kDa DNA-binding subunit, translated as MSSHGLTVGFLAEIMQGNELPNPVVQILGSKRIAGSGEQSERFRLLISDGKSLYSFAMLATQLNDLQKQDKLPQYTIIRIDRYTTSVVNRNEKGEKRVLIIVELTVLKEGSLVGEKIGDPQPITDTPTQSANSGTSLPASRPMDTIGSGSISNGSSYGGANRSMSTSSASNASIGDSLTHPISSLSPYQNKWVIKARVMSKSGIRTWSNAKGEGKLFSMDIMDESGEIRVTAFKDQCDRYYDMIEVDKVYFISKCQLKPANKQYSNLKNDYEMTMTNDTIVQECKDVDGSMPEIQYNFVPISQIANMEPNATVDVVGMCKDVSEVVQFTAKTSGRELRKREITMVDSSNASVQLTLWGDDAQNFPTSSNPVVMLKGARVSEFGGGKSLGMIGGTVMKLNPDIEMAHKVRGWYENGGRDVSVSSVSARTGGGAAGLTTEWLSFQEAKDRNLGAGDKPDYFQVKAMIHTIKSSNAVYKACPQADCNKKVIDQENGQFRCEKCNAEFPNFKYRLLVNMLIGDWTSNRWVTVFTELAEEMLGKSSQEIGSSLEYQKEEAEKLFASISFKSFVFKLRTKVEYFGEQPRNKTSAVSVAPVNHKEYNALLIKSIQELTGVGKN; from the exons ATGAGTTCCCACGGGCTGACCGTAGGATTTCTTGCG GAAATCATGCAGGGGAATGAGTTACCCAATCCCGTGGTGCAGATCCTTGGCTCGAAGCGTATTGCCGGTAGTGGCGAACAGTCTGAACGCTTCCGCTTGCTCATATCGGACGGAAAGTCGCTGTACAGCTTCGCTATGCTTGCCACGCAGCTGAACGATCTGCAAAAGCAGGACAAACTACCACAGTACACCATTATCCGGATCGATCGCTACACCACATCGGTTGTGAACCGGAatgaaaagggagaaaaacgaGTGTTGATCATCGTCGAACTGACCGTGCTGAAGGAGGGCAGTTTGGTGGGCgaaaagattggtgatccacAACCAATAACGGACACTCCGACACAGTCGGCCAACAGTGGTACGTCTCTGCCGGCGTCCCGCCCAATGGACACAATCGGTAGCGGTAGCATTAGTAACGGATCTTCATACGGTGGCGCGAACCGCTCCATGTCTACGAGCTCTGCTTCGAATGCTTCGATTGGGGACTCGCTTACACATCCCATTTCGTCGCTCAGCCCGTACCAAAACAAGTGGGTCATAAAGGCACGTGTAATGTCAAAATCGGGCATCCGCACGTGGAGCAATGCAAAGGGCGAGGGTAAGCTGTTCAGCATGGACATAATGGATGAGTCGGGTGAGATTCGGGTCACCGCGTTCAAGGATCAGTGCGACCGGTACTACGACATGATCGAGGTCGATAAGGTGTACTTCATCTCCAAGTGTCAGCTGAAACCGGCCAACAAGCAGTACTCGAACCTGAAGAACGATTACGAGATGACGATGACAAACGATACGATCGTGCAGGAATGCAAAGATGTAGACGGCTCGATGCCGGAGATTCAGTACAACTTTGTGCCGATTTCGCAGATCGCCAACATGGAACCGAATGCGACAGTGGACGTGGTCGGCATGTGTAAAGACGTGAGCGAAGTTGTACAGTTTACCGCGAAAACATCCGGACGAGAGTTGCGGAAGCGGGAAATAACGATGGTAGATTCGAGTAACGCCTCCGTACAGCTGACACTGTGGGGTGATGATGCGCAGAATTTTCCTACATCGTCGAACCCGGTCGTAATGCTCAAGGGTGCTCGGGTGTCCGAGTTTGGCGGTGGTAAATCGCTCGGAATGATTGGCGGTACCGTGATGAAGCTGAACCCGGACATAGAGATGGCGCACAAGGTGCGCGGTTGGTACGAAAATGGTGGCCGTGACGTATCGGTCAGCAGTGTGTCGGCACGTACGGGCGGTGGCGCTGCTGGGCTTACCACCGAGTGGTTATCGTTCCAGGAGGCAAAGGATCGAAACCTTGGTGCCGGTGATAAGCCCGACTACTTCCAGGTGAAGGCTATGATACACACGATCAAATCTTCCAACGCTGTATACAAGGCATGCCCGCAGGCGGACTGCAACAAAAAGGTGATCGATCAGGAGAATGGACAGTTCCGGTGCGAGAAATGTAATGCCGAATTCCCGAACTTCAAGTACCGGCTGCTGGTGAAC ATGCTTATCGGCGATTGGACCTCAAATCGGTGGGTAACAGTTTTTACCGAGCTGGCCGAAGAGATGCTGGGCAAATCGTCACAGGAGATCGGTAGTAGCCTCGAGTATCAGAAGGAGGAAGCGGAAAAACTGTTCGCCTCGATCAGCTTCAAATCGTTCGTGTTTAAGCTGCGCACCAAGGTGGAATATTTTGGTGAGCAGCCGCGTAACAAAACGTCGGCCGTCAGTGTGGCGCCGGTGAACCACAAGGAATACAATGCGTTGCTGATCAAGAGCATCCAGGAGCTGACCGGCGTGGGAAAGAACTAA
- the LOC125763110 gene encoding leucine-rich melanocyte differentiation-associated protein-like: protein MLLTQLEIAVGNPTLKRKYSGDYGALKKKMEAINWNKIMYIAQEEKLLYFDQKTYRLPEAIVTMYADRVQHLDLSHNKLSSFDALERFPFLVELVLDNNYLTDEIIFPAQLNNVKLLSLNNNKFKNLDLLLTKLSLCFPELEYLSLLGNPACPCHLLNLKYTEYDYQKYRLYIIRHLPKLRILDGQRVKKMERDFVRCQLENYGETLDQDPNAVSGTVKQAQTIRKSNTLKHLYTTVSSGLGLRRKTVPVYSPLPETLREVGDHRGAYGRCRYRYVGAQSEGNRFILNNDL from the exons ATGTTACTAACGCAGCTAGAGATTGCAGTCGGAAATCCAACGCTAAAGCGGAAGTATAGTGGCGACTACGGTgcgctgaagaaaaaaatggaagccaTCAACTGGAACAAAATTATGTACATCGCTCAGGAGGAAAAG CTTCTTTACTTTGATCAAAAAACGTATCGACTGCCGGAAGCAATCGTGACGATGTACGCGGACCGGGTGCAACATCTCGACCTTAGCCACAACAAACTGTCGTCCTTCGATGCGCTGGAACGGTTCCCATTTCTGGTGGAGCTCGTGCTGGACAATAACTACCTAACGGATGAGATTATCTTTCCCGCTCAGCTGAACAATGTGAAGCTGCTCTCACTGaacaataacaag tttaaaaatttggaTCTTCTGCTTACGAagctttcgctttgctttcCGGAACTGGAATATCTGAGCCTGCTGGGTAATCCCGCCTGTCCCTGCCATCTACTGAACCTGAAGTACACGGAATACGACTATCAGAAATATAG actgTACATTATTCGACACCTTCCGAAGCTTCGCATACTGGACGGCCAGAGGGTGAAGAAGATGGAACGAGATTTCGTACGCTGCCAGCTGGAGAACTACGGAGAAACACTAGACCAGGATCCAAATGCCGTTTCAGGTACGGTTAAGCAGGCACAAACGATCCGGAAAAGCAATACACTGAAGCATCTGTACACGACCGTAAGCAGCGGGTTGGGACTGCGCCGAAAAACCGTGCCCGTTTACAGCCCGCTGCCGGAAACGTTGCGCGAGGTCGGTGATCATCGGGGAGCTTACGGGCGGTGCCGTTACCGGTACGTTGGCGCACAGTCCGAGGGAAACCGGTTCATACTCAACAATGACTTATGA